In Afipia sp. GAS231, a single window of DNA contains:
- a CDS encoding GMC family oxidoreductase encodes MYDFIIVGGGSAGSVMAHRLSAKSANKVLLCEAGQDTPPGNEPAEIRDSYPGTAYFDPRFHWTELKVTTQVVSHNNPNEARPPLRKYEQARVLGGGSSINGQMANRGAPTDYDEWEARGATGWNWNGVLPFFKKVERDLDFDGPFHGKDGRIPVRRIPREHWTRHSQAFAEAFQQAGHQFVPDQNGEFVDGFFPVTHSNQAEQRVSAAMGYLDRDTRKRANLTISTNTQVKELLFEGTRCVGVKAVVDGREQEFRGHEIILSSGAIHSPAHLLRAGIGPVGHLKDMGIPVVMGLPGVGQRLMDHPSISLSSFIRRGARMNEHTRRHLQLGLRYSSGLPDVPKGDMFVVVLSKSAWHAVGAQIGSLLTFVNKTYSETGQIKLASRDPTSEPIVEFNLLSDRRDLERLMSGFRKMAAVQMSDAVKAVTDKPFPAAYTDRVRKIGVVNTKNRILTNIAAVMMDGPAALRHYMIDNFVVEGFTFDDVMNDDEALETFVRKGTIGVWHASCSCRMGRADDPMAVVDTQGRVKGMQGLRVVDASIFPVVPCANTNFPVLMAAEKIADAMQ; translated from the coding sequence TTGTACGACTTCATCATCGTTGGCGGCGGGTCGGCGGGCTCGGTCATGGCCCACAGACTCTCCGCAAAGAGTGCCAACAAGGTCCTGCTCTGCGAAGCCGGACAGGACACCCCACCGGGCAACGAGCCGGCCGAGATCAGGGATAGCTATCCGGGCACGGCCTATTTCGATCCGCGCTTCCACTGGACCGAACTCAAGGTCACGACCCAGGTCGTCAGCCATAACAATCCGAACGAAGCGCGGCCGCCGTTGCGCAAATACGAACAGGCACGCGTGCTCGGCGGCGGCTCGTCGATCAACGGCCAGATGGCCAACCGCGGCGCACCGACCGACTACGATGAATGGGAAGCGCGGGGCGCCACCGGCTGGAACTGGAACGGCGTACTGCCCTTTTTCAAGAAGGTCGAGCGCGACCTCGATTTCGACGGACCGTTCCACGGCAAGGATGGTCGGATCCCGGTCCGCCGGATTCCGCGGGAGCACTGGACACGGCATTCGCAGGCTTTCGCCGAGGCGTTCCAGCAAGCCGGCCATCAATTCGTGCCGGACCAGAATGGCGAGTTCGTCGACGGATTTTTCCCGGTAACGCACTCCAATCAGGCCGAGCAACGCGTCTCGGCCGCGATGGGCTATCTCGACCGCGACACGCGCAAGCGCGCCAACCTCACGATCTCGACCAATACGCAGGTCAAGGAGCTGCTGTTCGAAGGCACGCGGTGCGTCGGCGTCAAGGCCGTGGTCGACGGGCGGGAGCAGGAATTCCGCGGCCACGAGATCATTCTCTCCAGTGGCGCCATCCATTCGCCGGCGCATCTGTTGCGCGCCGGGATCGGCCCGGTCGGTCACCTCAAGGATATGGGCATCCCCGTCGTGATGGGCTTGCCCGGCGTCGGCCAGCGCCTGATGGATCATCCGTCGATTTCGCTGTCATCCTTTATCCGCCGCGGCGCGCGCATGAATGAGCATACCAGACGCCACTTGCAGCTCGGCTTGCGCTATTCGTCCGGGCTGCCTGATGTGCCGAAGGGCGACATGTTCGTTGTCGTGCTCAGCAAATCGGCCTGGCACGCGGTCGGCGCGCAAATCGGCTCGCTGCTGACCTTCGTCAACAAGACCTATTCCGAAACCGGGCAGATCAAACTCGCCTCGCGCGATCCCACATCCGAACCGATCGTCGAATTCAACCTGCTGTCCGACCGGCGCGACCTCGAGCGCCTGATGAGCGGTTTCCGCAAGATGGCGGCCGTGCAGATGAGCGATGCGGTCAAGGCGGTGACGGACAAGCCGTTCCCGGCGGCGTATACCGACCGCGTGCGCAAGATCGGCGTGGTCAATACCAAGAACAGGATTCTGACCAACATCGCCGCTGTCATGATGGACGGGCCGGCGGCGCTGCGCCACTACATGATCGACAATTTCGTGGTCGAAGGTTTTACGTTCGATGACGTGATGAACGACGACGAGGCGCTGGAAACCTTCGTGCGCAAGGGGACGATCGGCGTGTGGCACGCCTCGTGCTCATGCCGCATGGGCCGGGCCGACGATCCGATGGCGGTGGTCGACACCCAGGGCCGCGTCAAGGGCATGCAGGGCCTGCGGGTGGTCGACGCCTCGATCTTTCCGGTGGTGCCATGCGCCAACACCAACTTCCCGGTCCTGATGGCGGCGGAAAAGATCGCAGACGCCATGCAATGA
- a CDS encoding adenylate/guanylate cyclase domain-containing protein, whose product MNGSDVQDLADWLIDGARSAANSTHMFAETCERIVAAGLPLWRVGLFIRTLHPEIFGRNFIWKPGAEVEMGTVDFHILESPDYQNSPLALVFQQGIEIRARVDDPASSRFPIIADLRAEGVTDYIALPLLFIDGSIHASSWTTKQPGGFTDAQLAALRRIVTPLARISEIVTLSRTASGLLDTYVGNRAGERIMGGQIRRGHTETMNAGIWLSDLRGFTALSDRLPSETVVDILNLYFDCQVASIRTHGGEVLKYMGDGLLAVFPVDEYVDDAQHVCARMLEAAHESRVSVAELEYPIGDTVERFRFGLALHVGPILFGNIGGGSRLDFTCIGPAVNLAARLEKIASRLQRTVVASEGFASICRGGWSDLGEFPIAGFSKAERVYGLVEETSAETSH is encoded by the coding sequence ATGAACGGATCGGATGTCCAGGACCTGGCGGATTGGCTGATCGACGGTGCACGGTCGGCGGCCAACTCGACCCACATGTTTGCCGAAACCTGTGAACGGATTGTCGCGGCGGGCCTGCCGCTGTGGCGGGTCGGCCTTTTCATCCGGACGCTTCATCCCGAAATTTTCGGCCGCAACTTCATCTGGAAGCCGGGCGCCGAGGTCGAGATGGGCACGGTCGATTTCCATATCCTGGAGTCGCCGGATTACCAGAACAGTCCTCTGGCCCTCGTGTTTCAGCAAGGGATCGAGATCCGCGCCCGCGTCGACGATCCCGCCAGCAGCCGCTTTCCGATTATTGCCGACCTGCGTGCCGAAGGGGTCACCGATTACATCGCGTTGCCGCTGCTGTTTATCGATGGCTCGATCCATGCGTCGAGCTGGACCACCAAGCAACCCGGCGGCTTCACCGACGCGCAGCTCGCGGCGCTGCGGCGGATCGTAACGCCGCTGGCGCGGATCAGCGAGATCGTCACGCTGTCCCGTACCGCGTCGGGCCTGCTCGACACCTATGTCGGCAACCGCGCCGGCGAGCGGATCATGGGTGGACAAATTCGCCGCGGCCATACCGAGACCATGAATGCCGGGATCTGGCTGTCCGATCTGCGCGGCTTCACCGCGCTGTCCGACCGGCTTCCGTCGGAGACCGTGGTCGATATCCTCAACCTCTACTTCGATTGTCAGGTCGCTTCGATCCGGACGCATGGCGGCGAAGTGCTGAAATACATGGGCGACGGGCTGCTCGCGGTGTTCCCGGTCGACGAATATGTCGATGATGCCCAGCACGTCTGTGCGCGCATGCTGGAAGCCGCGCACGAATCCCGCGTCAGCGTCGCGGAATTGGAATATCCGATCGGCGACACCGTCGAACGCTTTCGGTTCGGGCTGGCGCTGCATGTCGGGCCGATCCTGTTCGGCAATATCGGCGGTGGCAGCCGGCTCGACTTCACCTGCATCGGTCCGGCGGTCAATCTCGCGGCGCGGCTGGAAAAGATCGCAAGCCGTCTGCAGCGCACGGTAGTGGCATCGGAAGGCTTTGCCTCGATCTGCCGTGGCGGATGGAGCGATCTCGGCGAGTTTCCGATCGCAGGTTTTTCGAAAGCCGAGCGCGTCTACGGCCTGGTCGAGGAGACGTCGGCGGAAACAAGTCACTAG
- a CDS encoding SDR family oxidoreductase — translation MKLTGRTILITGGSAGIGLAFAVKFAGLGNQVIVTGRRQAVLDEVKAKHPGLHTIRSDVADPAQIAALASRVKAEFPRLDVLVNNAGISHYKNLKAPSSDLAGLMAEMNVNVGGVVRMTSAFIDILTANRGTLINISSALAFVPLPCIPIYCATKAAIHSYTQSLRFQLEETGVEVIEILPPAVKTDMTADLPEGDGFTLINVAELVKLSFASLKAGAVEILPGQSRQLAFMRRLAPNFINGQLWKASRKLVPAGAG, via the coding sequence ATGAAACTTACCGGTCGCACCATTCTCATCACCGGCGGCTCCGCCGGCATCGGCCTGGCCTTCGCCGTCAAATTCGCCGGCCTCGGCAACCAGGTCATCGTCACCGGCCGTCGCCAGGCGGTGCTCGACGAAGTGAAGGCGAAGCACCCTGGTCTCCACACCATCAGGAGTGATGTCGCCGACCCCGCGCAGATTGCAGCACTTGCATCACGCGTAAAGGCGGAATTCCCCAGGCTCGACGTGCTGGTGAACAATGCCGGCATTTCCCACTACAAGAACCTGAAGGCGCCGTCATCCGACCTCGCCGGGCTGATGGCGGAGATGAACGTCAATGTCGGCGGTGTGGTTCGCATGACGTCTGCGTTCATCGATATCCTCACCGCCAACAGGGGCACCCTGATCAACATTTCGTCCGCCCTCGCTTTCGTGCCGCTGCCGTGCATTCCGATCTATTGCGCGACCAAGGCGGCGATCCATTCCTACACCCAGTCGCTTCGGTTCCAGCTGGAGGAAACCGGCGTGGAGGTCATCGAAATCCTGCCGCCTGCGGTGAAGACCGACATGACGGCAGACCTTCCGGAGGGCGACGGCTTCACCCTGATCAATGTGGCTGAATTGGTGAAGCTCTCCTTTGCGTCCCTCAAGGCGGGCGCCGTCGAGATCCTGCCGGGGCAGTCCCGACAGCTCGCCTTCATGCGCCGCCTCGCGCCCAACTTCATCAATGGTCAGCTCTGGAAGGCCTCCAGGAAGCTGGTGCCGGCCGGGGCCGGGTAA
- a CDS encoding SDR family NAD(P)-dependent oxidoreductase: MDLKNQIAVVTGGSRGLGLGLVEALVERGARVTVVARTARDLDRVSSRLGVATIAADVTDRAEAGRILSALRPTILALNAGATPEMAPLVEQSWEAFSTTWDTDVKAGLYWLQAALTTPLPPGSRVLVGSSGAAVNGSPMSGGYAGAKRMLWTLANYANGVSSENRLGIRFQTVVPLQMIGGTGVGQAGALAYSARAGVTPEQFLSRFGAPMPPRQFGEHVVTLLSDPQFEGGRAFGLKGDSGISVLEGEAA, from the coding sequence ATGGACTTGAAAAATCAAATCGCCGTCGTGACCGGCGGCAGCCGCGGCCTCGGCCTCGGGCTCGTCGAAGCCCTGGTCGAGCGCGGCGCCAGGGTGACCGTCGTCGCCCGCACGGCCCGCGACCTTGATCGCGTTTCAAGCCGCCTCGGCGTAGCGACCATCGCCGCCGACGTCACCGACCGCGCGGAGGCCGGACGGATCCTTTCCGCGTTGCGGCCAACGATCCTGGCTCTGAACGCCGGCGCGACGCCTGAAATGGCCCCGCTGGTCGAGCAATCCTGGGAGGCGTTCAGCACGACCTGGGACACCGACGTCAAGGCCGGCCTCTACTGGCTCCAGGCGGCGTTGACGACGCCGCTTCCGCCAGGCAGCCGCGTTCTGGTCGGGTCGAGCGGCGCCGCGGTCAACGGCTCGCCGATGTCCGGCGGATATGCCGGCGCCAAGCGCATGCTGTGGACCCTGGCGAACTACGCCAACGGCGTGTCGTCCGAAAACAGACTGGGCATCCGCTTCCAGACTGTCGTTCCTTTGCAGATGATCGGTGGCACCGGGGTCGGCCAGGCGGGGGCATTGGCCTACAGCGCCAGGGCTGGCGTCACGCCCGAGCAATTCCTGTCCCGGTTTGGTGCGCCAATGCCGCCGCGTCAGTTTGGCGAACATGTCGTTACGCTGTTGTCGGATCCACAGTTTGAAGGCGGCCGCGCCTTCGGCTTAAAGGGAGACAGCGGGATATCGGTCCTCGAAGGGGAGGCTGCTTGA
- a CDS encoding sigma-70 family RNA polymerase sigma factor — MSDPTSMPSEARTRLLAIMAEVRPELHRYCARLAGSVFDGDDIVQDVLLRALVAIDGLEAGTPLRPWLFRIAHNRALDYLRSRAVRKGEPIEAAAEVADDLTPDPAEALERQQAVNTALSRFTELPIVQRSVIILKDVLGHSLEEISVLLDLGVNAVKAALSRGRSRLREINAKPIEPRLVKPASAAAERFASLFNRRDWDALRSLLAEDVHLTQISHPDRKGRAEVSLFFTIYASTPEFRLVPAYLDGGRGDEVIAVFAPADAEQPTYLMRVEWRGSQIVRIRDFRYARYILDGADLVFAEQGRQSG, encoded by the coding sequence TTGAGCGATCCAACGTCGATGCCATCCGAGGCCCGGACCCGGCTTCTTGCCATCATGGCCGAGGTGCGCCCTGAGCTTCACCGCTATTGCGCGCGACTGGCGGGGTCGGTCTTCGATGGCGACGATATCGTGCAGGACGTTCTGCTCCGCGCCCTCGTTGCAATCGACGGTCTCGAAGCCGGGACGCCGCTGCGGCCGTGGCTGTTCCGGATTGCCCACAACCGTGCGCTCGATTACCTCAGGAGCCGGGCCGTGAGAAAGGGCGAGCCGATTGAAGCGGCGGCTGAAGTCGCGGACGACCTGACCCCGGATCCGGCCGAGGCGCTGGAGCGACAGCAGGCCGTCAACACCGCGCTCTCGCGTTTCACCGAGTTGCCGATCGTCCAGCGCAGCGTGATCATCCTCAAGGATGTGCTCGGGCACTCACTCGAGGAGATATCTGTCCTGCTCGACCTCGGCGTCAATGCCGTGAAGGCAGCGCTGAGCCGCGGCCGATCCCGATTGCGAGAAATAAACGCCAAGCCAATCGAGCCACGCCTGGTGAAGCCCGCATCGGCAGCAGCCGAGCGGTTTGCCTCGCTGTTCAACCGGCGCGACTGGGACGCCCTGCGGTCACTGCTGGCCGAAGATGTTCATCTGACGCAGATTTCGCATCCCGATCGGAAGGGACGTGCCGAGGTCAGCCTGTTCTTCACGATCTACGCTTCGACCCCGGAGTTTCGCCTCGTGCCCGCTTATCTCGATGGCGGCCGTGGCGACGAAGTCATCGCCGTTTTCGCGCCTGCCGACGCCGAACAGCCCACCTATCTGATGCGGGTCGAATGGCGCGGTTCGCAAATCGTCCGGATTCGCGACTTTCGCTATGCGAGGTATATTCTGGACGGCGCCGATCTGGTCTTTGCGGAGCAGGGACGGCAGTCGGGCTGA
- the clpS gene encoding ATP-dependent Clp protease adapter ClpS produces the protein MIDTVAKPKTKVKTKTERPRLHKVILVNDDFTPREFVVTVLKAEFHMTEDQAHKVMITAHQRGVCVVAVFTKDVAETKATRATDAGRAKGYPLLFTTEPEE, from the coding sequence ATGATCGATACCGTCGCCAAGCCAAAGACGAAGGTCAAGACCAAGACCGAGCGGCCGCGCCTGCACAAGGTCATCCTCGTCAACGACGACTTCACGCCGCGCGAATTCGTCGTCACGGTGCTGAAGGCCGAATTCCACATGACCGAGGACCAGGCTCACAAGGTCATGATCACCGCGCATCAGCGCGGCGTCTGCGTGGTCGCGGTCTTCACCAAGGACGTCGCCGAGACCAAGGCGACGCGCGCCACCGACGCCGGCCGCGCCAAGGGCTATCCGCTGCTGTTCACCACCGAGCCGGAGGAATGA
- a CDS encoding c-type cytochrome, which yields MLRTGIVAAAMLLAASNGATAETPVERGAYLVNSIMACGNCHSPRDAGGRLISDKAFSGGLTFNTPPFIATAANITQDIETGIGSWSDAEIKRALVEGMRPDHGHLASVPLAAIMPANFYKALLPDDLDAVVAYLRTVKAIRNQVADPVYKAPVRRDPYPDADAGFNKADLANPLKRGAYLVTIGHCMECHSAWSRGVSDFRGGLGGGGRVFPPRDGSPEGTPPTIIPNITAHPTAGIGSWTDAEIVHAVTHGVARDGRPLKPPMAYGYYASLTSSDLADIVAYLRTVPALP from the coding sequence ATGCTTCGAACAGGTATCGTAGCCGCCGCAATGTTGCTGGCGGCCTCGAATGGCGCCACTGCGGAAACACCGGTCGAGCGCGGCGCCTATCTCGTCAACTCGATCATGGCCTGCGGCAACTGCCACTCGCCGCGCGACGCCGGCGGCAGGCTGATCTCCGACAAGGCCTTCTCGGGCGGACTCACCTTCAACACCCCGCCCTTCATCGCCACCGCTGCGAATATCACCCAGGACATCGAGACCGGAATCGGAAGCTGGAGCGACGCCGAGATCAAGCGCGCGCTGGTCGAGGGCATGCGGCCCGATCACGGCCACCTCGCCAGCGTGCCGCTGGCGGCGATCATGCCGGCGAACTTCTACAAGGCGCTGCTGCCGGATGATCTCGACGCCGTCGTCGCTTACCTGCGCACCGTCAAGGCGATCCGGAACCAGGTTGCCGATCCCGTCTACAAGGCCCCGGTGCGCCGCGATCCCTATCCCGACGCCGATGCCGGATTCAACAAGGCTGACCTGGCCAATCCACTGAAGCGCGGCGCCTATCTCGTCACCATCGGCCATTGCATGGAATGCCACTCGGCCTGGTCGCGCGGCGTCTCCGATTTCAGAGGCGGCCTCGGCGGCGGCGGCCGCGTGTTCCCGCCGCGCGACGGATCGCCGGAGGGAACGCCGCCAACCATCATCCCCAACATCACGGCGCATCCGACCGCCGGCATCGGCAGCTGGACCGATGCGGAGATCGTCCACGCCGTCACCCATGGCGTCGCGCGCGACGGCCGGCCGCTGAAGCCGCCGATGGCCTATGGTTACTATGCCAGCCTCACAAGCTCCGATCTGGCCGATATCGTCGCCTATCTGCGAACCGTGCCGGCACTACCGTAG
- a CDS encoding DUF1194 domain-containing protein, whose product MRWYVSIGAVLVAGVLASGDVAGVAAPSRQNQIPMSGRQSADKEATPSVDVELILAVDVSYSMDMDELAIQREGYAQAIISKEFLQALKSGPNGKIAVTYFEWAASSDQKIIIPWRVIDGPETADAVANEIMKTPIRRASRTSISGAINFAMPLFDENPYRGLRRVIDISGDGPNNNGGPVVVARDAAIEKGIVINGLPIMVKEPSYSTMDIDNLDFYYEDCVIGGPGAFVVAIKDREKFKEAIRTKLLLEVAGRTPELQVVPAAAMAKEPRVSCLIGEKIWQDRWGR is encoded by the coding sequence ATGCGCTGGTATGTCTCGATCGGGGCCGTGCTTGTGGCAGGCGTTCTCGCCAGCGGCGACGTCGCGGGGGTTGCCGCGCCGAGCCGGCAGAACCAAATTCCAATGTCCGGCCGCCAGTCCGCCGACAAGGAAGCCACGCCGTCGGTCGACGTCGAATTGATTCTTGCCGTCGACGTCTCCTATTCGATGGACATGGACGAACTTGCGATCCAGCGTGAGGGCTACGCCCAGGCGATTATCTCAAAAGAATTTTTGCAGGCGCTGAAGAGCGGCCCGAACGGCAAGATCGCGGTGACCTATTTCGAGTGGGCGGCTTCCAGCGATCAGAAGATCATCATCCCCTGGCGGGTGATCGACGGTCCCGAAACCGCCGACGCGGTCGCCAACGAGATCATGAAGACTCCGATCCGCCGGGCGTCGCGCACTTCGATCTCCGGCGCGATCAATTTCGCCATGCCGCTGTTCGACGAGAACCCGTATCGCGGCCTGCGCCGCGTGATCGATATTTCCGGCGACGGCCCCAACAACAACGGCGGCCCCGTGGTGGTTGCCCGCGATGCCGCGATCGAGAAGGGGATCGTCATCAACGGCCTGCCGATCATGGTCAAGGAACCGTCCTATTCCACCATGGACATCGACAACCTCGATTTCTACTACGAGGATTGCGTCATCGGCGGCCCGGGCGCCTTCGTGGTCGCGATCAAGGACCGCGAAAAATTCAAGGAAGCGATCCGCACCAAGCTGCTGCTCGAAGTCGCCGGCCGCACCCCGGAACTTCAGGTCGTCCCCGCCGCCGCCATGGCCAAGGAACCGCGCGTCAGTTGCCTGATCGGCGAGAAGATCTGGCAGGACCGGTGGGGAAGGTGA
- a CDS encoding AAA-associated domain-containing protein, whose product MLDQLQQPTLLDIHGVCRSFPKGSGEELLVLEKVDLSIRAGEIVGLLGRSGSGKSTLLRIIAGLIAPSSGDAKCRGETIKGPPNGVAMVFQSFALFPWLTVLQNVELGLEALGIDSTERRTRALAAIDLIGLDGFESAYPKELSGGMRQRVGFARALVVHPDLLLMDEPFSALDVLTAETLRTDLIDLWIEGRLPIKSVLMVTHNIEEAVLMCDRILVFSSNPGRVAAEIKVELPHPRNRLDPTFRQLVDSIYARMTQRVDVRTPAVEGIPGTGVGMILNHVSSNVLSGLIETLAGPPYDAHADLPVLAAHLQLEADEIFHLGEALQLLRFAQLSEGDLMLTDAGKRFAHLETDARKRLFAEHLINYVPVIGLIRRVLDERPSHSAPAARFRNELEDYMSEDYADETLKTIVSWGRYAELFAYDEQAELFSLENPH is encoded by the coding sequence ATGCTCGATCAACTCCAACAGCCAACTCTGCTCGACATCCACGGCGTCTGCCGGTCGTTTCCGAAAGGCAGCGGCGAGGAATTGCTGGTGCTCGAAAAGGTCGACCTTTCGATCCGCGCAGGCGAGATCGTCGGCCTTCTCGGCCGGTCCGGATCCGGCAAGTCGACCTTGTTGCGCATCATCGCCGGACTTATCGCACCGTCCTCGGGCGACGCGAAATGCCGCGGCGAGACAATCAAGGGGCCTCCGAACGGTGTCGCCATGGTGTTTCAGTCGTTTGCGCTGTTCCCGTGGCTGACGGTTTTGCAAAACGTCGAACTGGGTCTGGAAGCACTGGGAATCGACAGCACGGAGCGCCGCACCCGCGCGCTCGCGGCGATCGACCTGATCGGCCTCGACGGCTTCGAGTCCGCCTACCCCAAGGAATTGTCAGGCGGCATGCGCCAGCGCGTCGGATTTGCGCGGGCGCTGGTGGTTCATCCGGACCTGCTGCTGATGGACGAGCCGTTTTCCGCCCTCGACGTGCTGACGGCCGAAACCCTGCGAACCGACCTGATCGATCTCTGGATCGAAGGCCGGTTGCCGATCAAGTCGGTGCTGATGGTGACGCACAACATCGAGGAAGCGGTGTTGATGTGCGACCGCATCCTGGTGTTTTCCTCCAATCCCGGCCGTGTCGCTGCCGAGATCAAGGTCGAGCTGCCGCACCCGCGCAACCGGCTTGATCCGACATTCCGGCAGCTCGTCGACAGCATCTATGCCCGCATGACCCAGCGCGTTGATGTGCGTACGCCGGCGGTCGAGGGCATTCCCGGCACCGGCGTCGGCATGATCCTCAACCATGTCTCGTCCAATGTCCTTTCCGGCCTGATCGAGACTCTTGCAGGGCCGCCCTATGACGCGCACGCCGATTTGCCCGTCCTCGCCGCCCATCTGCAACTCGAAGCGGATGAGATATTTCACCTCGGTGAGGCCCTACAACTATTGCGCTTCGCACAGCTGAGCGAGGGCGATCTGATGCTGACGGATGCCGGAAAGCGCTTTGCTCATCTTGAGACAGACGCCCGGAAAAGACTGTTCGCGGAACACCTCATCAACTATGTCCCGGTGATTGGCCTGATCCGCCGCGTCCTCGACGAACGGCCGTCGCACTCCGCGCCGGCCGCGCGCTTCCGCAACGAACTTGAGGACTATATGTCGGAGGACTATGCCGACGAAACCCTCAAGACCATCGTCTCGTGGGGGCGGTATGCGGAACTATTCGCCTATGACGAACAGGCGGAACTGTTCAGCCTCGAAAATCCGCATTGA
- a CDS encoding ABC transporter permease subunit has translation MTLQELLTPRLGQALRPNIWDAVALILVIGAMVLIVYGGEQTTLPLSALDVTPVSLDPANLPGYALRTTMRMLLAIICSIVFTFTYAALAAKSRRAEMVLVPLLDILQSVPILGFLTFTVVFFLNLFPGQVFGAELACVFAIFTSQAWNMTFSMYQSMRNVPKDLEEAAQSFHLSGWQRFWRLDVPFAMPGLIWNTMMSMSGGWFFVVASEAITVGNTTVTLPGIGSYVALGIQQQNLPAIGYAILAMLLVIVAYDQLLFRPVVAWADKFRFEQTASATAPTSWMLGLFRRTRALRALTYPFAALTRAISNFHMAFPSRLRMVARRSDQPSRIVDAVWLALIIASTGYAAWRVYAYLSATLGPSDIFSAVGYGFITLARVIVLIALATLIWVPVGVWIGLRPKVAERIQPLAQFLAAFPANLAFPVFVVIIVRYGLNANVWLSPLMILGTQWYILFNVIAGASAFPTDLKEAAGSFHLKGWRWWIKVILPGIFPYYVTGAITASGGSWNASIVAEVASWGDTHLTAAGLGAYIATATEAGDFPRVVLGIAIMCVLVTLFNRLLWRPLYAFGERRLRLG, from the coding sequence ATGACTCTGCAAGAACTTCTGACGCCGAGATTGGGGCAGGCGCTGCGGCCCAACATCTGGGACGCCGTTGCGCTGATCCTCGTGATCGGCGCCATGGTGCTGATCGTCTACGGCGGCGAGCAAACCACCCTTCCCTTGTCGGCACTCGACGTCACGCCGGTATCGCTCGATCCCGCGAATCTGCCGGGTTACGCGTTGCGAACGACCATGCGGATGCTGCTCGCCATCATCTGCTCGATCGTGTTCACCTTCACCTATGCGGCCCTTGCTGCCAAAAGCCGGCGCGCCGAGATGGTGCTGGTTCCGCTGCTCGACATCCTGCAGTCGGTGCCGATCCTCGGCTTCCTCACCTTCACGGTCGTTTTCTTCCTGAATCTCTTCCCGGGCCAGGTGTTCGGCGCCGAACTTGCCTGCGTGTTCGCCATCTTCACCAGCCAGGCCTGGAACATGACGTTCAGCATGTACCAGTCGATGCGCAACGTTCCGAAGGACCTGGAGGAAGCGGCTCAAAGCTTCCACCTCAGCGGCTGGCAGCGGTTTTGGCGACTCGACGTACCGTTTGCGATGCCGGGGCTGATCTGGAATACGATGATGTCGATGTCAGGCGGCTGGTTCTTCGTGGTAGCGTCGGAGGCCATCACCGTCGGCAATACCACGGTCACGTTGCCCGGCATCGGCTCCTACGTCGCATTGGGTATTCAACAGCAGAACCTGCCTGCGATCGGCTATGCAATCCTGGCGATGCTTCTGGTCATTGTCGCCTATGACCAATTGCTGTTTCGCCCCGTAGTGGCATGGGCCGACAAATTCCGCTTCGAGCAGACCGCATCGGCGACCGCACCGACATCCTGGATGCTCGGTCTATTCCGTCGCACGCGGGCCTTGCGGGCTCTGACCTATCCGTTCGCGGCCCTGACCAGAGCCATCTCGAATTTTCATATGGCGTTTCCAAGCCGGCTCCGAATGGTAGCGCGACGAAGCGATCAGCCGTCCCGCATTGTCGATGCTGTCTGGCTCGCATTGATCATCGCCAGTACCGGCTATGCCGCCTGGAGGGTCTATGCATATCTCTCGGCGACCTTGGGCCCGTCGGATATCTTCAGCGCAGTTGGATACGGTTTCATTACGCTGGCGCGCGTCATCGTGCTGATTGCGCTGGCGACCCTGATATGGGTACCGGTCGGGGTCTGGATCGGACTTCGGCCAAAGGTGGCCGAACGAATCCAGCCGCTCGCGCAGTTCCTGGCCGCGTTTCCCGCCAACCTCGCCTTTCCGGTGTTCGTGGTGATTATCGTCCGTTATGGCCTGAACGCGAATGTCTGGCTCAGCCCGCTGATGATCCTGGGCACCCAGTGGTATATCCTGTTCAATGTTATCGCCGGTGCGAGCGCCTTCCCGACCGACCTGAAAGAAGCTGCCGGCAGCTTCCATCTCAAGGGATGGCGCTGGTGGATAAAAGTCATCCTGCCGGGCATTTTTCCATACTATGTCACGGGAGCAATCACCGCTTCGGGCGGATCATGGAATGCCTCCATCGTCGCGGAGGTCGCAAGCTGGGGCGACACCCATCTGACCGCCGCAGGTCTTGGTGCCTATATCGCGACCGCGACCGAAGCCGGCGACTTCCCCCGCGTCGTGCTCGGCATCGCCATCATGTGCGTGCTGGTGACGCTCTTCAACCGGCTGCTCTGGCGGCCGCTCTATGCCTTCGGCGAACGCCGCCTTCGTCTCGGCTGA
- a CDS encoding metal-sensing transcriptional repressor produces the protein MIEQGRPCAQIAQQLQAVESAIENAKKALIHDHISHGLERSFKASGSKGQAALRDFRLIAKYL, from the coding sequence ATGATCGAGCAGGGCAGGCCTTGCGCCCAGATCGCACAACAGCTTCAAGCCGTGGAGAGCGCCATCGAGAATGCGAAGAAGGCGTTGATACACGATCATATCAGCCATGGCCTCGAACGATCGTTCAAAGCATCGGGTTCGAAAGGTCAGGCTGCGCTCAGAGACTTCCGGTTGATCGCAAAATATCTCTGA